In the Armatimonadota bacterium genome, GTCCAGTCTGGCGCCAACGTGGTGGCGCGGGGGGTGGACGTGCGCGCGGGCGAGGTGGTGCTGGCCCGCGGTCGGCGCCTGCGGCCCGCCGACCTCGGCATCCTGGCCGGCCTGGGGTACGCGACGGTGCCGGTGGCGACGCGGCCGCACGTGGCGATCGTGGCCACCGGCGACGAGGTCGTGCCGCCCGAGGCGCCGCTGCGCCCCGGGCTGGTGCGCGACATGAACAGCGCGGCGCTGGCCGGCGCGGTGGAGGCGGCCGGTGGTCAGGCGCACCTGGTGGGCATCGTGCGCGACGACCGGGCGCTGCTGGAGGCCACGCTGCGGGAGGCCGTGGGGAGGCACGCGATGGTCCTGGTGTCGGGCGGGTCGTCGGTCGGCGAACGCGACACCGTGGCCGATGCCATCGGCGCGTTGGGACCGCCCGGGATCGTCGTGCACGGGGTGGCGATCCGCCCGGGCAAGCCGACGATCCTGGCGGCGGTGGGTCGGGTGCCCGTGCTGGGGCTGCCAGGCAATCCGGTCTCGGCGCTCGTGACGTTCGACCTCTTCGCCCGGCCGGTGCTGGAGCGGCTGCTGGGTGCAGATCCCGCGGCGCGGCCATGGGACCGCGTGCGGGCGCGCCTGGCGGACGCGCTGCCGACGGCCGGCGCGCGGGAGGATCACCGACGCGTGCGTCTGGAGGCGCGGCCAGATGGCATCTGGGCGCATCCGCTGCCCGCGGGGTCGCAGGTCCTCACGTCGCTGGCGCGGGCAGACGGCATCGTGGTGGTGCCGCCCGACGGGGCGGGATACGCCGTAGGGGACGAGGTGGAGGTGCGGCTGGTATGACGCCACGCCGGCGGTCCGGCAGCCGAGACGGCCGGCACGGCGCCGACGGCCGGACGCCGGCGCAGGCGCGCCTCACCCACGTCGATGCCGCAGGCCGCAGCCGCATGGTCGACGTCTCCGCCAAGCCCGCCACGCTGCGCCATGCGACGGCGCGCGGCGAGGTGCGCATGCGGCCTGCCACGTTGGCCCTCCTGCGGGCCAACCGCCTGGCCAAGGGCGACGTGTTGAGCGTCGCCCAGATCGCCGGCGTGCTGGCCGCCAAGCGCACGGCGGAGTTGATCCCGCTGTGCCACCCGCTGCCGCTCACCGACGTCCATGTCCACCTGACCCCGCAGGCGGCGCCGGCCCGCGTGGCGATCGAGGCCACGGTTCGCACGGTCGCGCCCACCGGTGTCGAGATGGAGGCGTTGACGGCTGTGGCCGTGGCCGCGCTCACGGTGTACGACATGTGCAAGGCCGCCGACCGTGGCATGACGATCGGGCGCATCCGCCTGGTCCACAAGGCCGGCGGGCGCAGCGGCGAGTACCGGCGTCCTGGTGAGCCGCCGGTGCGCACGACGCCATGATCAGCCTGGAAGGCCGGCGGGTGGCGGTACTCACCGCCAGCGACACCGTCGCCCGCGGGGCGGGAGCCGATACCAGCGGCGACGTGGTGGCAGCGCGCCTCACCGCGGCCGGCGCCGAGATCGTCGCGCGGGACGTCGTGGCCGACGATCGCCGGGCGATCGCCGACCGTCTGCGCCGCTACGCCGACGACCTCGGGGTCGCGCTCGTCCTCACCACCGGCGGCAGCGGCTTGGCGCCCACCGACGTCACCCCCGAGGCCACGCTCGACGTGATCGAGCGGCTGGTGCCCGGTCTGCCCGAGGCGGCGCGTCAGCGCACCGCCGCGGCCGCACCCCTGGCCGTCCTCTCGCGCGGCGTCGCGGGCATCAGGAAGCGCACGCTGATCGTGAACCTGCCGGGCAGCCCTCGGGCCGTGCGCGAGTGGCTGGACGTGCTGCTGCCGGTGCTCCCCCACGCGTTGGCGGTGCTGCAGGGCGAGCCGATGCCCTGGGGGCAAGAACACCGTCCCGAAGGACGGTGAGCCACCCCGGTCCCCCCGCGCGCGAGCGGCGTGCGCCGCAGCGACATGCGTTGCAGGATCACGTGACCGCGCCAGCAACCACGGACGGTGCCCCGCCGGGCGAGTGGACGCGGCGCTGGGGGGCGTTGCTGCTGGCCACCGCGGCGCTGGGCACAGCTGGCCTGGGCCTGCCGTCGCTGGCAGGCGACGACGAGTTCTACGGCGCCATCGCCCGCCACGCCGTGGCGACCGGCGAGTGGATTACGCTCGCCCACCCCGAGCACCCGGGCTGGCTGGTCGACAAGCCCCCGCTCACCTTCTGGCTGATGGCCATCTCGCTGCGGGTGGGGGGTGACCATCCGGGGGTGCTCCGCGCCTGGCACGTGGCGCTGGCGCTGGCGACCGTGGTGGCCACCTGGCGGCTCGGGGCGCGGGCTCTCGGCCGTGAAGGCGGACTGCTGGCGGCCCTGCTGCTGGCCACCAGCGGACAGTTCTTCTATGTTGCGCTCGATCCGGCACAGGACGTGCCGCTGACCTTCTTCCTCACGGCAGCGATGGCGGCCTACGTCGACTATCGGGCAACGGGCCACACCCGCGCGACGGTGCTGGCTGGCCTGGCCGTGGCGCTGGCGGTGCTCACCAAGGGCATCGTCGCCCTCGCCGTCGTCGGCCTGGTCGTGGCCGCGGACCTGGCACTGCCCCCACGCCGCGGCGTCTGGCGCTGGCGGGACGCAGCCATCGGTGCGGCGGTCTTCCTCGTGGTGGCCGCCCCGTGGTTCGTCGCGGGCGCCCTGCGCCAGGGGCGGCCGTTCGTGGACACGTTCTTCCTGTGGGGCACCCTGGGCGTGGGCCGGTTCTTCCAGGGCGTCACCCCGAAGCTGCCCTACTGGCAGGCGCTGGTCGTCTTCGTGCCCACCCTGATGGTGGGCGTCCTGCCGTGGACGGGGTTGCTGCCGGGTGCAGCGACCGAAGGGTGGCGCGCCGTGCGGGACGGCGTCCCGGTGCTGCGCGTCTGCGGCCTGTGGGCCGGGGTGTACTTCCTGTTGCTGTCGGTCTCGCCTGGCGACAAGATGATGCACCACCTGTTGCCGCTCTACCCGGCGGCGATGGTCCTGGCCGCGCGCGTCGTCCTGACCGCCGACGGGCACCCGGCGCGCCTGCGCCTGCCGGCAGGCGTGGCGCTGGCGGCGGTGGTCCCGGCTGCGGCCGGCGTGGCCATCATGCTGGCGCGCTATCCAGAGGTCAGCCGGACGGTGCTGCCCGCGGCCGCGCCGTTCGTGGTGGCACTGCTGGTGGCGTTGCTGGCGTTCGCAGGCGCCGCCCGGCGCGGCCGCGCGCGTGTGGCGGTGGCGGCCGCTGCGGCGCTGATGGTGGTGGCACACGCGTCCGCCGAGGCCTTCGTGCTGCGCCGCTGGGACGCGCTACACCGCACCGGGCAGACGGTCCGCCGGGCCGGAAGTGTGCTATCCGCTGCGCCGACGCGCGACGTTCCCGGTGCCGATCGCCGCGTCGGGCGCAAGGTTGACGCTCCTGGAGCGGCGCCAATATAATGGCTTCCGGGTTTGACGAACTGCACACTGGCGAGGATCGGGAGCAGTAGGTCGGGAGCCTGCCTGCGAGCGAGCCGGTGGAGGGTGCGAACCGGTGGCGGGGCCGGCCGAACTCGCCCGGGAGCTGCGGGTGCGCGGGCGTCGGGTGACGCCTCAGGGCCCGCCGCCTCGCCCACGAGACGGGCGGCAGAGCGGACGGACGCACGGGGCAGTAGCTCAGCGGGAGAGCGCCCGCTTGGCGT is a window encoding:
- a CDS encoding MogA/MoaB family molybdenum cofactor biosynthesis protein, producing the protein MISLEGRRVAVLTASDTVARGAGADTSGDVVAARLTAAGAEIVARDVVADDRRAIADRLRRYADDLGVALVLTTGGSGLAPTDVTPEATLDVIERLVPGLPEAARQRTAAAAPLAVLSRGVAGIRKRTLIVNLPGSPRAVREWLDVLLPVLPHALAVLQGEPMPWGQEHRPEGR
- a CDS encoding molybdopterin molybdotransferase MoeA, with the protein product MAVPTRAFGALLTPAQARARYLAALDVPAPTTETLPVHAALGRVLAVDVVADVDLPPFDRSAVDGWAVRAADVASATPGRPVRLRHVGEVVMGAVEAPRVEAGAAVRVPTGGVLPAGADAVVMQEDVAFRPPEVWVRRAVQSGANVVARGVDVRAGEVVLARGRRLRPADLGILAGLGYATVPVATRPHVAIVATGDEVVPPEAPLRPGLVRDMNSAALAGAVEAAGGQAHLVGIVRDDRALLEATLREAVGRHAMVLVSGGSSVGERDTVADAIGALGPPGIVVHGVAIRPGKPTILAAVGRVPVLGLPGNPVSALVTFDLFARPVLERLLGADPAARPWDRVRARLADALPTAGAREDHRRVRLEARPDGIWAHPLPAGSQVLTSLARADGIVVVPPDGAGYAVGDEVEVRLV
- a CDS encoding glycosyltransferase family 39 protein translates to MTAPATTDGAPPGEWTRRWGALLLATAALGTAGLGLPSLAGDDEFYGAIARHAVATGEWITLAHPEHPGWLVDKPPLTFWLMAISLRVGGDHPGVLRAWHVALALATVVATWRLGARALGREGGLLAALLLATSGQFFYVALDPAQDVPLTFFLTAAMAAYVDYRATGHTRATVLAGLAVALAVLTKGIVALAVVGLVVAADLALPPRRGVWRWRDAAIGAAVFLVVAAPWFVAGALRQGRPFVDTFFLWGTLGVGRFFQGVTPKLPYWQALVVFVPTLMVGVLPWTGLLPGAATEGWRAVRDGVPVLRVCGLWAGVYFLLLSVSPGDKMMHHLLPLYPAAMVLAARVVLTADGHPARLRLPAGVALAAVVPAAAGVAIMLARYPEVSRTVLPAAAPFVVALLVALLAFAGAARRGRARVAVAAAAALMVVAHASAEAFVLRRWDALHRTGQTVRRAGSVLSAAPTRDVPGADRRVGRKVDAPGAAPI
- the moaC gene encoding cyclic pyranopterin monophosphate synthase MoaC codes for the protein MTPRRRSGSRDGRHGADGRTPAQARLTHVDAAGRSRMVDVSAKPATLRHATARGEVRMRPATLALLRANRLAKGDVLSVAQIAGVLAAKRTAELIPLCHPLPLTDVHVHLTPQAAPARVAIEATVRTVAPTGVEMEALTAVAVAALTVYDMCKAADRGMTIGRIRLVHKAGGRSGEYRRPGEPPVRTTP